The genomic stretch CATTGACATTATCCGGGATGTCATCGTATCCGGAAAGAACATCCTCCTCCTTGGTCCTCCAGGGGTTGGAAAGACCACCAAGCTCCGAGAGGTTGCGCGGGTTTTAAGCGACGAGTTCCAGAAACGGGTCATTGTCGTAGATACCTCCAATGAGATTGCTGGGGATGGTGATATCCCACATCCTGCTATCGGCAGGGCACGGCGTATGCAGGTGTCTTCGCCTGAGCGGCAGCACGACGTTATGATCGAGGCCGTGGAAAACCACATGCCTGAGGTCATTATCGTTGATGAAATCGGGCGGGAGGAAGAGGCAAGGGCTGCTCGGACTATTGCTGAGCGGGGGGTGCAGCTCATCGCAACAGCCCATGGAACGACCCTTGAAAATCTCCTTTTCAATCCGACGCTGAGCGACCTTGTGGGCGGAATCCAGTCGGTCATTCTGAGTGACGAGGAGGCGCGAAGAAGAGGAACGCAGAAGGCCATTCTCGAGCGCAAAGCGGTGCCGACTTTTGATATTGTTGTCGAGTTGCGGGACCGTGACACTGTTGCCATCTACCACGACACGGCGCAGGCGGTGGACCTCTTGCTCAGGGGGTACGATCCGCAACCAGAAATTCGTCGGAGGACGAAGGAAGGAATGGTGCAGGTGGCGGAACGTCGTCCGCAGGAAGAGCGCGTCTTGAGTCAGGTTGAAACTCCAAAGAGGGCAACTGGTGTTCCCGAGGGACGCCTCCTCCGGGTGTACCTTTTCGCCATCAGCAAGAACTACATGCAACGGGCCATTGCTCAGGCAAAAGCGCCTCTTGAGATTGTGGACGACCTCAACAGAGCCGATCTTGTTCTGACCTTGAAGAGCCGATACCGGAAGCGAGGGAGTAAAATCCGGGAGGCAGAAAATCGGGGAA from Candidatus Caldatribacterium sp. encodes the following:
- a CDS encoding AAA family ATPase produces the protein MAEQFQGVVDNLDKLFEVLPPHIRKALEEQENTDDLIEIVMDLGRPPEVRFSKGFAILSDRVIEREDIDYVVQRVGMFTRDNRAGIERTLHRISCIRNRLGDIVGLTLRVGRAVYGTIDIIRDVIVSGKNILLLGPPGVGKTTKLREVARVLSDEFQKRVIVVDTSNEIAGDGDIPHPAIGRARRMQVSSPERQHDVMIEAVENHMPEVIIVDEIGREEEARAARTIAERGVQLIATAHGTTLENLLFNPTLSDLVGGIQSVILSDEEARRRGTQKAILERKAVPTFDIVVELRDRDTVAIYHDTAQAVDLLLRGYDPQPEIRRRTKEGMVQVAERRPQEERVLSQVETPKRATGVPEGRLLRVYLFAISKNYMQRAIAQAKAPLEIVDDLNRADLVLTLKSRYRKRGSKIREAENRGIPVHVVRSNTYNQIQKFVHDLFGYSEGSGEPEESGLLEAERAARQVLKLGEPIELAPRNAFVRRLQHKIAERYNLFSQS